Proteins encoded together in one Sinorhizobium meliloti window:
- a CDS encoding adenylosuccinate synthase codes for MTNVVVVGSQWGDEGKGKIVDWLSERADIVVRFQGGHNAGHTLVIDGVSYKLSLLPSGVVRPGKLAVIGNGVVIDPHALLAEIDKLAAQGVKVTPENLRIADNATLILSLHRELDGIREDAASNSGTKIGTTRRGIGPAYEDKVGRRAIRVMDLADLDTLPAKVDRLLTHHNALRRGLGEAEISHQAIMDELSSVAERVLPFMDTIWLLLDRQRRKGARILFEGAQGTLLDIDHGTYPFVTSSNTVAGQAAAGSGMGPGALGYILGITKAYTTRVGEGPFPTELDDEIGRFLGERGHEFGTVTGRKRRCGWFDAALVRQSVAANGITGIALTKLDVLDGLDELKICVGYTLDGQQIDHLPASQAQQASAKPVYITLEGWKESTVGARTWADLPAQAIKYVRQVEELIGAPVALLSTSPERDDTILVTDPFEG; via the coding sequence ATGACGAATGTCGTGGTGGTCGGATCCCAGTGGGGCGACGAAGGCAAAGGCAAGATCGTGGATTGGCTCTCGGAACGCGCCGACATCGTGGTGCGCTTCCAGGGCGGCCACAATGCCGGCCACACGCTGGTGATCGACGGCGTCAGCTACAAGCTGTCGCTGCTGCCTTCGGGTGTCGTCCGCCCCGGCAAGCTCGCCGTCATCGGCAATGGCGTGGTGATCGACCCTCATGCATTGCTCGCCGAGATCGACAAACTTGCGGCCCAGGGCGTCAAGGTCACGCCCGAGAACCTGCGCATCGCCGACAATGCCACGCTCATTCTCTCGCTGCACCGCGAGCTCGACGGCATACGCGAGGACGCGGCTTCAAACAGCGGCACGAAGATCGGCACGACCCGCCGCGGCATCGGTCCGGCATACGAGGACAAGGTCGGCCGCCGCGCGATCCGCGTCATGGATCTCGCCGATCTCGACACGCTGCCGGCAAAGGTCGATCGGCTGCTGACGCATCACAACGCGTTGCGCCGCGGCCTCGGCGAGGCCGAAATCAGCCATCAGGCGATCATGGACGAGTTGTCGTCGGTTGCCGAGCGCGTGCTGCCGTTCATGGACACGATCTGGCTGCTGCTGGACCGGCAGCGCCGCAAGGGCGCACGGATTCTCTTCGAAGGCGCGCAGGGCACGCTGCTCGATATCGATCACGGCACCTATCCCTTCGTGACCTCGTCAAATACGGTCGCCGGTCAGGCTGCCGCCGGCTCGGGCATGGGCCCCGGCGCGCTCGGCTATATCCTCGGCATCACCAAGGCCTACACGACGCGGGTCGGCGAAGGGCCGTTCCCGACCGAACTCGACGATGAGATCGGCCGCTTCCTGGGAGAGCGCGGCCATGAATTCGGGACGGTGACGGGGCGCAAGCGCCGTTGCGGCTGGTTCGATGCTGCGCTGGTGCGCCAGTCGGTGGCCGCTAACGGCATCACGGGCATAGCGCTCACCAAGCTCGACGTGCTCGACGGGCTGGACGAGTTGAAGATTTGCGTCGGCTATACTCTGGATGGACAGCAGATCGACCATCTTCCCGCAAGTCAGGCACAGCAAGCTTCGGCAAAGCCGGTCTATATCACGCTCGAGGGATGGAAAGAATCGACGGTGGGCGCCCGCACTTGGGCCGATCTTCCGGCGCAGGCGATCAAGTATGTTCGCCAGGTCGAGGAACTGATCGGCGCGCCGGTCGCGCTACTTTCGACCAGCCCGGAACGGGACGACACGATACTTGTGACGGACCCTTTTGAGGGCTAG